From the Theileria equi strain WA chromosome 4 map unlocalized gcontig_1105316255041, whole genome shotgun sequence genome, one window contains:
- a CDS encoding helicase family member protein (encoded by transcript BEWA_047820A) has translation MDVSNLGYVDIVCGLRNLISSGSDFQDVRYRQLMHALNNYRTRRGENLQEWVELDGNGQNPFNRQQYECLLTQIDIYVNYLAKGLKVPPDLLSRSSNIQTSEDGHIGADSGIYASDGIKNGSNYAIRQEPCRNYNSVFSDSTYDASYNMEAVLIDVNGTFNYKPEEFGPGMPNRVAVKSEGMSQKDDRVEKDSTGISEILTIADTLHRSSDFWGPGCFWLDYKDNLDQNKLTFILTAVTNLKSMLEYVMHVNTKESVKNLENLARESGLYDYIFSRDSDENLCKVEVNEESSQKVDTTQGETYGSQGNKESYSSFNQVPVQNVSQKDPSYDISSPPLQTVHQNQGSDASPEDEIPFSHLQNAYISLVRLENMINLLVLQRSLKSMISLTRVLDYSPNFKHPERSFRKDLPDYIRHFTTLHKENRKVSRKNAISAVRAIEVAIKRIEMQESAKQKQRLEALRAHNEEDYLRLLKESKESKFLQIIKQTEVYMDYMSHLLVRARQVSDYARVCATQNETARPSVEGSDSTLQTDTSTPQDTSVQSIMDAKTRYYTVANCVKEDIKQDIPSLNGKLRKYQMDGLNWLVSLYNNKLNGIFADEMGLGKTIQTIALLAYLKDHKGISGVHMVLAPLSTLHGNWKNELENWFPSCKICIYEGTKEYRKSMRNRWYENGSCRPNFDVLLTTDSFILRDKTYLRKICWEYLIVDEAHRLKNPNSKLVKVLNQGFVVNRRLALTGTPLQNDLHELWALLNFLMPELFASSKNFDEWFNVPLGSIVRTKDTDTQQAALSEEEQLLIIDRIHKILKPFLLRREKYEVADEVPLNFEYVVCCPMSGIQTRLYEFLSSRETTHNKMIQLRKVINHPYLYCPGNFPCNDNIIMSCGKFAMLDIILARLFQVGHRVLIFSQMTSLLDILEVYLRYRNYQYLRLDGSLNSDQRVDRLKKFNEENSPYFVFILSTKAGALGLNLQTADTVIIYDSDWNPQVDIQAKSRVHRIGQKSQVITIRFVTPNTIEENILKSTSVKLSQDALAIKSGEYHGVQVEDGSKQEEVIKILRRNNECDGSYGVRTIERIDEILARNDEDKKSFYFTAFKTFMMNPFGVIQEKVIPPFLYQSIANSKKIFLTDSDRILLSVEEDTWNSILLDYDIYAVEPTDECMNKFANLLESCNSRDYSEAFLYSMNVLNNTMKRIKYGNLYKRENAQYLERGKRLKIGNVHDINMSINEDEKRKRSVDESSDDILTSGVASFPSDECDASLMKSDYAPSTSEPEQCDEYVGESNEGWSRESEEEEDEVVRSKSSSIESIENDSVGNSDAPQGSHSSGLANDEEEDDDEVPEKCSLSLQRVPSSSQTLMHTHSFDEGISDHSSGINKQICSITSLDLSYPQERIRNLNYFMRYLNDRPMDKIKSDKLNALHIVLKDVLTSTMNDARFIDFVNLPDKSIYVDYYDRVSNPISLSCILNSLGSIESLYTFKKQMELVLSNCMTYNGAESAIFRRSIELYAHINAHVHEKLAMEYIRVYNPNRAKEFEQVVCDKEFPSNWKINPLFK, from the coding sequence ATGGACGTTTCGAATTTGGGATACGTAGACATAGTGTGTGGGCTCCGCAATCTGATATCCTCGGGGTCAGACTTTCAAGATGTTCGCTACAGACAGCTGATGCACGCCCTGAACAACTACAGGACCAGACGAGGTGAGAATCTACAGGAATGGGTAGAGCTGGACGGGAATGGCCAGAATCCGTTCAACAGGCAGCAGTACGAGTGTCTATTGACCCAGATTGATATTTATGTAAACTATCTGGCAAAGGGGCTAAAAGTACCGCCAGACTTACTCTCTAGGTCCTCCAATATTCAGACATCTGAGGATGGACACATTGGCGCAGATTCTGGAATCTACGCCAGCGATGGGATAAAGAATGGATCGAATTATGCGATACGGCAGGAGCCGTGCAGAAACTACAACTCGGTGTTTTCAGACTCCACCTATGATGCATCTTATAATATGGAGGCTGTGCTGATTGATGTTAATGGGACATTTAATTATAAACCGGAGGAATTTGGACCTGGCATGCCAAACAGAGTGGCTGTAAAGTCGGAGGGAATGAGTCAAAAGGATGATAGAGTGGAGAAAGATTCCACCGGAATTTCTGAAATTCTCACAATAGCCGATACACTACATCGATCCAGCGATTTTTGGGGTCCCGGGTGCTTTTGGTTGGATTACAAGGACAATCTGGATCAAAATAAGTTGACATTCATCCTTACCGCGGTAACCAATCTAAAGAGCATGTTGGAATATGTAATGCATGTGAATACAAAAGAGTCTgttaaaaatttggagaatttAGCCAGGGAATCTGGGCTCTATgattatattttttcaCGTGACTCGGATGAGAATTTGTGTAAAGTTGAGGTGAATGAGGAAAGTAGTCAAAAGGTGGATACTACTCAGGGAGAAACATATGGGTCGCAAGGTAATAAGGAATCGTATTCATCATTTAACCAGGTCCCTGTGCAAAATGTCTCCCAAAAAGATCCATCGTATGATATTTCGAGTCCTCCATTACAAACAGTTCATCAAAATCAGGGGTCAGATGCGTCACCAGAGGACGAAATTCCATTTTCTCATTTACAAAACGCATACATTTCGTTGGTGCGATTGGAAAATATGATAAATCTGCTGGTTTTACAAAGGAGCTTAAAGTCTATGATTTCCCTAACCAGAGTCCTGGATTACTCTCCAAACTTTAAGCATCCGGAAAGATCATTCAGGAAGGATCTTCCAGATTATATCAGACACTTTACAACTCTACACAAGGAGAATCGCAAGGTTTCCAGGAAAAATGCAATATCTGCAGTTAGAGCAATAGAAGTGGCCATCAAACGTATTGAAATGCAAGAAAGTGCCAAACAAAAACAGAGACTCGAAGCTTTGAGGGCTcataatgaagaagattaTCTCAGACTCCTTAAGGAAAGTAAGGAGAGCAAGTTTTTGCAGATTATAAAACAAACTGAAGTGTACATGGACTATATGTCCCACCTTCTTGTTAGAGCCAGACAGGTTTCAGACTATGCACGAGTATGTGCAACTCAAAATGAGACTGCTCGGCCTTCCGTAGAAGGTTCAGATTCTACTCTTCAGACTGATACTAGTACTCCCCAAGACACGAGTGTACAGTCCATCATGGACGCCAAGACGCGTTATTATACGGTTGCAAACTGTGTAAAGGAGGATATAAAACAGGATATCCCCTCACTAAATGGCAAGCTACGGAAATACCAAATGGATGGTCTTAATTGGCTTGTATCGCTCTATAATAATAAGTTGAATGGGATTTTCGCGGATGAAATGGGATTGGGAAAAACTATCCAGACTATCGCATTATTAGCATATTTGAAGGATCACAAGGGTATAAGTGGAGTACATATGGTTCTTGCGCCCCTTTCCACTCTTCATGGAaattggaagaatgaaCTGGAAAACTGGTTTCCAAGTTGCAAGATTTGCATATATGAAGGAACAAAGGAATATAGAAAGAGCATGAGAAATCGttggtatgaaaatggatCTTGTAGACCAAATTTTGATGTTTTACTAACAACTGATTCTTTTATTTTGCGTGATAAAACATACCTGAGAAAAATTTGTTGGGAATATCTTATTGTGGATGAAGCCCATAGGCTCAAGAATCCAAACAGCAAACTCGTAAAAGTTTTAAACCAGGGATTTGTCGTGAATCGCAGATTGGCTCTAACTGGAACTCCATTACAAAATGACCTGCATGAATTATGGGCTCTCTTGAACTTTTTAATGCCAGAGCTTTTTGCTTCTTCAAAAAATTTCGACGAATGGTTCAACGTCCCCTTGGGATCGATTGTGCGTACAAAGGATACGGACACTCAACAAGCTGCACTTTCGGAAGAGGAGCAGCTCCTCATCATTGATAGGATACACAAAATTCTTAAACCATTTTTATTGCGTCGCGAAAAGTATGAGGTGGCAGATGAGGTTCCTCTAAATTTTGAGTATGTTGTATGCTGTCCAATGAGTGGAATTCAAACACGTTTGTATGAATTCTTGTCTTCCAGAGAAACTACACATAATAAAATGATTCAATTGAGAAAGGTTATAAATCACCCCTATCTGTATTGTCCTGGAAATTTCCCATGTAATGATAATATAATTATGAGTTGTGGAAAATTTGCAATGCTTGATATAATTTTGGCTCGTTTGTTCCAAGTTGGACATAGAGTACTTATTTTTAGTCAAATGACGTCGTTGCTAGATATTTTAGAGGTTTATTTGCGGTACAGAAATTATCAGTATCTTCGTCTCGATGGATCCCTAAACAGTGATCAACGTGTTGATCGTCTCAAAAAGTTTAATGAGGAAAACAGTCCCtactttgtctttattcTCTCGACAAAGGCGGGTGCACTTGGGCTCAACTTACAAACGGCTGATACTGTCATTATTTACGACAGTGATTGGAATCCACAGGTTGATATTCAGGCAAAATCAAGAGTGCATAGAATTGGACAAAAATCGCAGGTTATTACCATAAGATTTGTAACTCCAAATACAATTGAGGAGAATATACTTAAAAGTACAAGCGTGAAATTAAGCCAGGATGCACTGGCGATAAAGTCTGGAGAGTATCATGGTGTACAGGTAGAAGATGGAAGTAAGCAGGAGGAGGTTATTAAAATCCTTAGACGCAATAATGAATGCGATGGATCCTATGGAGTACGCACTATTGAACGTATAGATGAAATATTGGCAAGgaatgatgaagataaaaagaGCTTTTACTTTACGGCctttaaaacatttatgATGAACCCGTTTGGAGTCATACAAGAAAAGGTTATACCGCCATTCTTGTATCAGTCTATTGCAAATTCTAAAAAGATTTTCCTAACTGATTCTGATCGTATTTTGCTTTCTGTAGAGGAAGATACTTGGAATTCTATACTTTTGGACTATGATATTTATGCCGTAGAGCCGACTGACGAATGTATGAACAAGTTTGCAAATTTGTTGGAAAGCTGTAATTCTAGGGATTATTCAGAAGCATTTTTATATAGTatgaatgttttaaatAATACcatgaaaaggataaagtATGGCAATCTATACAAGAGGGAGAATGCGCAATATTTAGAAAGAGGAAAGAGGCTAAAGATTGGAAATGTCCATGACATAAACATGAGTAtaaatgaagatgaaaagaggAAACGAAGTGTGGATGAATCATCAGATGATATTCTCACCTCAGGGGTAGCATCTTTTCCCTCTGATGAGTGTGATGCTTCTCTAATGAAGAGCGATTATGCTCCTTCCACCTCCGAACCTGAACAATGTGATGAGTATGTAGGAGAGAGCAATGAGGGGTGGTCAAGAGAGagtgaagaagaggaggaCGAAGTGGTTAGAAGCAAATCGTCATCTATTGAATCCATTGAAAATGACTCTGTGGGAAACTCTGACGCTCCACAAGGTTCTCATTCTTCAGGGCTTGCAAATGatgaggaggaagatgatgacgaGGTACCAGAGAAGTGTTCTCTCTCTTTACAACGAGTGCCTAGTTCAAGTCAAACTCTCATGCACACACACTCATTTGATGAAGGGATTTCTGACCATTCATCTGGAATAAACAAACAGATTTGTAGCATAACATCATTGGACTTGTCATATCCCCAAGAGCGCATACGTAATCTCAATTACTTTATGCGCTATTTAAACGATAGGCCGATGgataaaattaaaagtgATAAACTCAATGCACTGCACATTGTTCTGAAGGATGTTCTAACAAGCACAATGAATGATGCAAGATTTATAGACTTTGTCAACCTACCAGACAAGTCAATTTATGTAGATTACTATGACAGAGTTTCAAATCCAATATCACTTTCCTGCATTTTAAATTCTCTTGGTTCCATAGAATCGctttatacatttaaaaaACAAATGGAACTCGTGTTGAGCAATTGTATGACGTACAATGGAGCTGAATCCGCAATTTTCCGCAGGTCAATTGAACTTTATGCACACATTAACGCACATGTTCATGAAAAATTGGCCATGGAATATATAAGAGTCTACAATCCAAACAGGGCAAAAGAATTTGAACAGGTTGTTTGTGATAAGGAATTTCCAAGCAACTGGAAAATTAATCCACTATTTAAATGA
- a CDS encoding signal peptide containing protein (encoded by transcript BEWA_047830A), with protein sequence MKAVVVFIAFLSWGMCHPGGNQKRRPRNGAAAGNQPNISLDILSPDEELVTLKDEGNGDLVYKRMTVKEGKTVNSVAEGETSVWKAADASQKCTSVHFLKKPELSDLLAVYTDKNGTSGSKHFQKNGSGWTAISKTDFDKKLVSMKPPEDNP encoded by the coding sequence ATGAAGGCTGTGGTTGTTTTTATAGCTTTCCTATCATGGGGAATGTGCCATCCTGGAGGCAATCAGAAAAGAAGACCACGCAATGGAGCGGCGGCCGGAAATCAACCAAACATTTCTCTCGATATTTTAAGTCCAGATGAAGAGTTGGTTACGCtaaaagatgaaggaaatGGTGATCTTGTATATAAGAGAATGACTGTGAAGGAAGGCAAGACTGTAAACTCTGTAGCTGAAGGTGAAACATCGGTATGGAAGGCAGCTGATGCTAGCCAGAAGTGTACCAGCGTTCATTTCTTGAAAAAGCCAGAATTAAGTGATCTTCTTGCCGTATATACGGATAAAAATGGGACTTCTGGTAGCAAACACTTCCAGAAGAATGGTAGTGGATGGACTGCCATCTCTAAGACGGACTTTGACAAAAAACTCGTCAGTATGaaacctccagaggataATCCATAG